A region from the Mesorhizobium sp. J8 genome encodes:
- a CDS encoding LysR family transcriptional regulator: MKTLKASLPLLNAMVAFEATARRGNLTAAAEELAIAQSAVSRHIANLEKRLAIDLLARKGNRVSLTENGAALAEAIRDGLGTIRDAVARLQEADRGSLVIASGYDLVQAWLMPRFDLVTSLVTHGRVTLLTSSNPDDFGRPEVGISIRFGRPELWPGFVARKLFDGEWFPVCSPGLLERHPALASEDPATFLDVPLLHLAAPEDAIDNWRSWIGTGRSLRGPTFSSYLSMMHEAIAGRGAALAWAGFVEEQLKLGQLVRLTKTPRRHADAFYILTRRKATPTEQMVAQALLDSATAR, encoded by the coding sequence ATGAAGACGCTCAAAGCCTCGCTTCCCTTGCTCAATGCCATGGTCGCATTCGAAGCGACCGCGCGACGCGGCAACCTGACGGCCGCAGCCGAGGAGCTCGCCATCGCGCAATCGGCCGTCTCGCGCCACATCGCCAATCTGGAAAAGCGGCTCGCGATCGACCTTCTGGCGCGCAAGGGCAACCGCGTCTCGCTGACCGAAAACGGCGCCGCGCTGGCGGAGGCGATCCGGGACGGGCTGGGCACGATCCGCGACGCCGTCGCGCGGCTGCAGGAGGCCGATCGCGGTTCCCTCGTCATCGCCAGCGGCTACGACCTCGTCCAGGCGTGGCTGATGCCGCGCTTCGATCTTGTGACCTCGCTCGTCACCCATGGCCGTGTCACGCTGCTGACCTCCAGCAATCCCGACGATTTCGGCCGGCCAGAGGTGGGGATTTCGATACGTTTCGGGCGCCCCGAGCTTTGGCCCGGCTTCGTCGCCCGCAAGCTGTTCGACGGGGAGTGGTTTCCCGTCTGCTCGCCGGGCTTACTCGAACGGCACCCTGCTCTGGCCTCGGAGGATCCGGCAACCTTCCTCGACGTGCCGCTGCTGCATCTCGCCGCTCCCGAAGACGCGATCGACAATTGGAGATCCTGGATCGGCACCGGCCGGAGCCTGCGCGGACCGACATTCTCCAGCTACCTGTCGATGATGCATGAGGCGATAGCCGGCCGCGGCGCGGCGCTGGCCTGGGCCGGCTTCGTCGAGGAGCAGCTGAAGCTCGGGCAATTGGTGCGGTTGACCAAAACTCCGCGCCGCCATGC
- a CDS encoding aromatic ring-hydroxylating oxygenase subunit alpha → MYANDKTLSGLDRARVVRLIDEHRKDWSLQQAFYLDPDIFALERELWFPRQWVIVAHASEVAEKGSYIIRQLFDEEIIVARHGDGEDDIAAYYNVCTHRGSRLCVKDGRGKLLVCPYHAWSFRLTGELQTRRDLPEGVDGDSLGLHKVPTKVIGGLVMCGLDPSSLPDIEPAAAGLTDLLRENGVADARIVARKNYLTKANWKLVLENFLECYHCRPAHPEYFRVNGHVKVTAMRDGYNAAEWKQEIDAWHSVIGDAEFHKGVWEPGGLDTMPFAMHRKPIGSGRLTLSDDGQPVSCLMGGRGKFDGGENGFRIGRLSFLSAPNDYLTMFQMIPRNANETDVILTWLVDKDADPSLDVDKISWMWDVTTVQDKKITEDNADGIASRAYRPGPYTPLESQTAFFIETYLSQMRTLITGERRDGDEAWTAPSQLYASPQAARKTGKFGQAAS, encoded by the coding sequence ATGTATGCAAACGACAAGACGTTGTCCGGCCTCGATCGCGCGCGCGTGGTCAGATTGATCGACGAGCACCGCAAGGACTGGTCCCTGCAGCAGGCCTTCTATCTCGACCCGGATATCTTCGCGCTCGAGCGCGAATTGTGGTTCCCTCGCCAATGGGTCATCGTTGCCCATGCCAGCGAGGTGGCGGAGAAGGGCAGCTACATCATCCGTCAATTGTTCGACGAGGAGATCATCGTCGCTCGTCATGGCGATGGCGAGGATGACATTGCCGCTTACTACAACGTCTGCACCCATCGCGGCTCGCGGTTATGCGTCAAGGATGGCCGCGGCAAGCTGCTGGTCTGCCCCTACCATGCCTGGTCCTTCCGGCTGACCGGTGAGCTGCAGACCCGGCGCGACCTGCCCGAAGGCGTCGACGGCGACAGCCTCGGGCTGCACAAGGTCCCGACCAAGGTGATCGGTGGCCTGGTGATGTGCGGCCTCGACCCCTCCAGCCTGCCCGACATCGAGCCGGCGGCGGCCGGCCTGACCGATCTTCTGCGCGAGAACGGGGTCGCCGACGCGCGTATCGTCGCGCGCAAGAATTACCTGACCAAGGCGAACTGGAAGCTGGTCCTGGAGAATTTCCTCGAGTGCTACCACTGCCGCCCGGCCCACCCCGAATATTTCCGCGTCAACGGCCATGTGAAGGTGACCGCCATGCGCGACGGCTACAACGCCGCTGAATGGAAGCAGGAGATCGACGCCTGGCACAGCGTCATCGGCGACGCCGAGTTCCACAAGGGCGTGTGGGAGCCCGGCGGCCTGGACACGATGCCCTTCGCCATGCATCGCAAGCCGATCGGCTCGGGCCGTCTCACGCTTTCCGACGATGGTCAGCCCGTCTCATGCCTGATGGGCGGACGTGGCAAGTTCGACGGCGGCGAAAACGGCTTCCGGATCGGCCGGCTTTCGTTCCTCAGCGCCCCCAACGACTATCTGACCATGTTCCAGATGATCCCGCGCAACGCCAACGAGACCGACGTGATCCTGACATGGCTGGTCGACAAGGACGCCGACCCGTCGCTCGACGTCGACAAGATTTCATGGATGTGGGACGTGACGACCGTTCAAGACAAGAAGATCACGGAAGACAACGCTGATGGGATCGCCTCGCGCGCCTATCGTCCGGGGCCTTACACGCCGCTGGAATCGCAGACCGCCTTTTTCATAGAGACCTATCTTTCGCAGATGCGCACCCTGATCACCGGCGAGCGCAGGGACGGCGACGAAGCCTGGACGGCGCCGTCACAGCTCTATGCCTCGCCGCAAGCGGCCCGCAAGACAGGGAAATTTGGTCAAGCCGCATCGTAG
- a CDS encoding CocE/NonD family hydrolase, which yields MVRTEFPFAVETVDPYWIVLADGTRIAATVWRPRTDAKVPVVVEMVPYRRRDGTVARDVDIHPWLAGHGIACARIDIRGSGDSDGDLADEYLPREQEDACEIIAHLAAQSWCNGNVGMTGVSWGGFNALQVAARRPTALKAIIVNCATDDRYADDIHYMGGALLTEQEMWSNFMLVKKAMAPDPQIVGDAWRAMWMGRLEATRSLSEIWLAHQRRDDYWRQGSVCEDHAAIECAVMAVCGWEDSYSNFVPRLLEHLPGPKLGIVGPWSHAYPCRGAPGPLIGYLQEALRWWRHWLCGEDTGIMDEPLYRVWITGEERPRPFYLPDHAGSWAAEDQWPSPRVERRVLHLNAAALSGQPAPGATLSVCSPATAGRDCGRWGGYGGSCPDMPIDQRREDGLALCFDTLPLEDDLTLLGAPELDLLVSVDQPHVNLAARLCDVYPDGTSALMTYGVLNLSHRDSHEHPMPCPVGTPFRVRLKLNDFARAVPKGHRVRLALANQHWPILWPQPKLSLLSVASGESKLVLPVRPPSPRDRDVRFAPAETAPPVPTTTLDEGFDRRIVTEDVGSGLQIIALTSDHGSRRYDDRAITVSSANSDTMSISSGYPLSAKLVTEYRWAIASADADTEARAVTELTADETHFDLSWRLEARERGKLVHSASATRRIRRDFA from the coding sequence GTGGTACGGACCGAGTTTCCCTTTGCCGTCGAAACCGTCGATCCTTATTGGATCGTGCTGGCTGACGGCACGCGAATCGCCGCCACAGTGTGGCGCCCGCGCACTGACGCCAAGGTGCCCGTGGTGGTCGAAATGGTGCCTTACCGGCGCCGCGACGGCACTGTTGCCCGTGACGTCGACATCCATCCCTGGCTTGCCGGCCACGGCATCGCCTGCGCCCGCATAGACATCCGCGGCTCCGGCGATTCCGATGGCGATCTGGCCGATGAATATCTGCCGCGCGAGCAGGAGGACGCCTGCGAGATCATCGCCCATCTGGCGGCGCAGTCCTGGTGCAACGGCAATGTCGGCATGACCGGCGTTTCCTGGGGCGGCTTCAACGCCCTGCAGGTCGCGGCGCGCCGGCCGACGGCGCTGAAGGCCATCATCGTCAACTGCGCCACCGACGATCGCTACGCCGACGACATCCACTATATGGGCGGCGCTCTGCTCACCGAGCAGGAGATGTGGTCGAACTTCATGCTGGTGAAGAAGGCGATGGCGCCCGACCCGCAGATTGTTGGCGACGCCTGGCGGGCCATGTGGATGGGCCGACTGGAAGCGACACGCTCGCTGTCGGAAATCTGGCTCGCACACCAGCGTCGCGACGACTATTGGCGGCAGGGTTCGGTATGCGAGGATCATGCCGCGATCGAATGCGCCGTCATGGCCGTCTGCGGTTGGGAGGACAGCTATTCGAACTTCGTGCCGCGCTTGCTGGAACATTTGCCGGGACCGAAGCTCGGCATCGTCGGACCGTGGTCGCATGCCTATCCCTGTCGCGGCGCGCCAGGTCCGCTGATCGGCTATCTGCAGGAGGCGCTGCGCTGGTGGCGTCATTGGCTTTGCGGCGAAGACACAGGCATCATGGACGAGCCGCTCTACCGGGTCTGGATCACCGGCGAGGAGCGGCCGCGGCCTTTCTACCTTCCGGATCATGCCGGCAGTTGGGCGGCCGAGGACCAATGGCCGTCGCCACGTGTCGAGCGCCGCGTCCTGCATCTGAACGCCGCCGCACTGAGCGGCCAACCGGCGCCTGGCGCCACGCTGTCGGTATGCTCTCCCGCCACCGCCGGCCGCGACTGCGGCCGCTGGGGCGGCTACGGTGGCTCGTGCCCCGACATGCCCATCGATCAGCGCCGCGAGGACGGCCTGGCGCTGTGCTTCGACACTTTGCCGCTCGAAGATGACCTGACCCTGCTCGGCGCGCCCGAGCTTGATCTGCTCGTCAGCGTCGACCAGCCGCATGTCAACCTTGCCGCCCGTCTCTGCGACGTCTATCCCGACGGCACCTCGGCGCTGATGACCTACGGCGTGCTCAACCTCAGCCATCGCGACAGCCACGAGCATCCGATGCCCTGTCCGGTCGGAACGCCGTTCCGCGTCAGGCTCAAACTCAACGATTTCGCCCGCGCCGTACCCAAGGGGCACCGCGTCCGGTTGGCCCTGGCCAACCAGCATTGGCCGATCCTGTGGCCGCAACCGAAACTTTCGCTGCTGTCGGTCGCGAGCGGCGAAAGCAAGCTGGTTCTTCCGGTACGGCCCCCGTCGCCGCGCGACCGCGACGTCCGCTTCGCACCGGCCGAAACCGCGCCGCCCGTCCCGACCACGACGCTGGACGAAGGCTTCGACCGTCGTATCGTCACCGAGGATGTCGGCTCGGGCCTGCAGATCATCGCCTTGACCTCGGACCATGGAAGCAGGCGCTATGACGATCGCGCCATCACCGTGTCTTCCGCCAACAGCGACACGATGAGCATCAGCAGCGGCTATCCCCTCTCGGCAAAGCTCGTCACCGAATATCGATGGGCGATCGCCAGCGCCGATGCCGATACCGAAGCGAGGGCGGTGACGGAGCTGACGGCGGATGAAACGCATTTCGACCTGAGTTGGCGTCTTGAAGCCCGGGAACGGGGCAAGCTCGTCCACAGCGCCTCGGCGACACGGCGCATCAGGCGCGATTTCGCCTGA
- a CDS encoding ABC transporter permease yields MLAYAVKRIGLGLLILVLVMVAMYAAVFLVPGDPATVALGPRATPELKRLLIERMGLDQPVWWQIVEFFRNALTGNLGYDVWSNRPVSTLVLEALPNTLVLGLTALAVALLIGVPLGCLSVMRPGTGADAAIGVLSVGVIAVPSFVVAIYSLLLFAVTLRWLPAIGAGEAGDVLSQARALVMPAAAIALGWIGYIARMVRASMMEVMGEPHIRTARSFGLPEWKIVSKYALRIAIIPTISLVAVGLGSILSSAVFVEAVFARPGIGKLITDAVSTRNYPVVMGTVLIMTAIYVSITIAADLLIARLDPRVRDVFRG; encoded by the coding sequence ATGCTCGCATATGCAGTGAAGCGCATCGGTCTCGGTCTCCTGATCCTCGTCCTCGTCATGGTCGCCATGTATGCGGCCGTCTTCCTGGTCCCGGGCGATCCCGCGACCGTGGCGCTCGGTCCGCGCGCCACGCCGGAGCTGAAGCGGCTGCTGATCGAGCGCATGGGGCTCGACCAGCCGGTCTGGTGGCAGATCGTCGAATTCTTCCGCAACGCGCTGACCGGCAATCTCGGCTACGATGTCTGGTCGAACCGGCCCGTTTCCACACTGGTCCTGGAAGCGTTGCCGAACACGCTTGTCCTGGGGCTGACGGCGCTCGCCGTGGCGCTGCTGATCGGCGTGCCGCTCGGTTGCCTGTCGGTGATGCGGCCCGGCACGGGCGCCGATGCCGCCATCGGCGTGCTCTCGGTCGGCGTCATCGCCGTGCCGTCCTTCGTCGTCGCCATCTACTCGCTGCTCCTGTTTGCCGTCACGCTGCGCTGGCTGCCGGCCATCGGGGCAGGCGAGGCCGGCGATGTGCTCAGTCAGGCCAGGGCGCTGGTCATGCCGGCCGCGGCGATCGCCCTCGGCTGGATCGGCTACATCGCCCGCATGGTGCGTGCCTCGATGATGGAGGTGATGGGCGAGCCGCACATCCGTACTGCGCGTTCCTTCGGCCTGCCGGAGTGGAAGATCGTCTCCAAATACGCGCTGCGCATCGCCATCATCCCGACCATCTCGCTGGTCGCGGTCGGCCTCGGCAGTATCCTGTCCAGCGCCGTCTTCGTCGAGGCGGTGTTCGCCAGGCCCGGCATCGGCAAGCTGATCACCGACGCCGTCAGCACCCGCAACTATCCGGTCGTCATGGGCACGGTGCTGATCATGACCGCAATCTACGTCTCCATCACCATCGCCGCCGATCTTCTCATCGCGCGGCTCGATCCGAGGGTCCGTGATGTCTTCCGTGGCTGA
- a CDS encoding ABC transporter permease: MSSVAEASPSTPDRQRLVLLRALLADRSTRVALILVAGFLVTAIFAPWLASYSPVKIDVVHKLQPPSADHWFGTDHLGRDLLSRVIYGARTALTIAMVSVAIAGAIGLLLGLIAGYGPRWLDAILVLSFDSMNSLPMIMFALAIITVLGAGTGTLIIVIAATSFPSYARLIRAQTLALKNSDYVLAERLLDASAARIVFIHLLPNVVGPLIILLSMDIPVVIMVEAGLSFLGLGVRPPTPSWGSILYDGYTSIRSAPFMVIFGGLPLVLATLGFTFLGEGLRDYLDPRLQLRRPA; the protein is encoded by the coding sequence ATGTCTTCCGTGGCTGAGGCTTCTCCATCCACGCCCGATCGACAACGGCTTGTGCTGCTGCGCGCATTGCTCGCCGACCGCTCCACCCGCGTCGCGCTGATCCTGGTCGCCGGATTCCTTGTCACCGCGATCTTCGCGCCCTGGCTGGCGTCCTATTCGCCGGTCAAGATCGACGTGGTGCACAAGCTGCAGCCGCCATCGGCGGATCACTGGTTCGGCACCGACCATCTCGGCCGCGATCTCTTGTCGCGCGTCATCTATGGCGCGCGCACGGCGCTCACCATCGCCATGGTCTCGGTGGCCATAGCCGGCGCCATCGGCCTGCTGCTCGGCCTCATCGCCGGCTACGGTCCGCGCTGGCTCGACGCCATCCTGGTGCTCAGCTTCGACAGCATGAATTCGCTGCCGATGATCATGTTCGCGCTTGCCATCATCACCGTGCTCGGCGCCGGTACCGGCACGCTGATCATCGTCATCGCCGCCACGTCGTTTCCAAGCTACGCGCGGCTGATCCGGGCCCAGACGCTGGCGCTGAAGAACAGCGACTACGTCCTTGCCGAGCGTCTGCTCGACGCGAGTGCGGCACGAATCGTCTTCATCCACCTCCTGCCCAACGTCGTCGGGCCGCTGATCATCCTTTTGTCGATGGACATTCCGGTCGTCATCATGGTCGAAGCCGGCTTGAGCTTCCTCGGCCTGGGCGTGCGCCCGCCGACGCCGTCCTGGGGCTCGATTCTCTATGACGGCTATACCAGCATCCGCTCGGCACCGTTCATGGTGATCTTCGGCGGCCTGCCGCTGGTGCTGGCGACGCTCGGCTTCACCTTTCTCGGCGAGGGCCTGCGCGACTATCTCGACCCGCGCCTGCAACTGCGGAGGCCGGCATGA
- a CDS encoding ABC transporter ATP-binding protein gives MSGSLVASGLSVCYETPQGSVHALRHVDIEAHPGEVIGLVGESGCGKSTLVTALANLLPANARIDGAIRYDGVDLAKLDAHRQRLLRGDEIALVSQDPMTAFNPVLTIGDQLVDFQHHRKDLSRAQKRARIAAMLGRVGIADAERRMRSYPHELSGGMRQRVAIAAALLTDPGLLIADEPTTALDVTMEAQIIHLLRELRREYNGIIIVVSHHLGVIAELCDRVYVMYAGEVVEGGEVDAIFHDPRHPYTQALLACDPARFHDRLDRLPTIPGSLPSLTQPPPGCVYAQRCSRAFAPCKTIAPPLVKLTACHAARCHAVTP, from the coding sequence ATGAGCGGCTCGCTTGTCGCCAGCGGTCTAAGCGTCTGCTATGAGACGCCGCAGGGTAGCGTGCACGCCCTTCGCCATGTGGATATCGAAGCGCATCCCGGCGAGGTCATCGGCCTTGTCGGCGAGAGCGGCTGCGGCAAGTCCACGCTGGTCACCGCTCTGGCCAATCTGTTGCCGGCCAACGCCCGCATCGACGGGGCGATCCGTTACGACGGCGTCGACCTGGCAAAGCTCGACGCGCATCGCCAGCGGCTGCTGCGCGGCGATGAGATCGCGCTGGTCAGCCAGGACCCGATGACGGCGTTCAACCCGGTGCTGACCATCGGCGACCAGCTCGTCGACTTCCAGCACCACCGCAAGGATCTCAGCCGCGCGCAAAAGCGGGCGCGCATCGCCGCCATGCTCGGTCGCGTCGGCATCGCCGATGCCGAACGGCGCATGCGGAGTTACCCGCACGAGCTTTCCGGCGGCATGCGCCAGCGCGTGGCGATCGCCGCCGCCTTGCTCACTGATCCCGGCCTGCTCATCGCCGACGAGCCGACGACCGCGCTCGACGTCACCATGGAGGCGCAGATCATCCATCTGCTGCGAGAGCTGAGACGCGAATATAACGGCATCATCATCGTCGTCTCGCATCATCTCGGTGTCATCGCCGAGCTCTGCGATCGTGTCTATGTCATGTATGCCGGCGAGGTGGTCGAGGGCGGCGAGGTCGATGCGATCTTCCACGATCCGCGCCATCCCTATACTCAGGCGCTGCTCGCATGCGATCCCGCCCGCTTCCATGATCGGCTGGACAGGCTGCCGACCATTCCCGGCTCATTGCCGAGCCTGACCCAACCACCACCGGGATGCGTTTACGCGCAGCGCTGTAGCAGGGCCTTCGCGCCATGCAAGACCATCGCGCCGCCGCTGGTGAAGCTCACCGCATGCCATGCTGCCCGCTGCCATGCGGTGACGCCATGA
- a CDS encoding ABC transporter ATP-binding protein, producing the protein MSPLLAVEDLSVSFVRSSLLDRLINPFPLPGFNVVDGVTLSLMPAETLGLVGESGSGKTTLARTILGLVQAAAGRIVFEGREIATRSDFRAMRRRSAMMFQDPVASLSPRLRVGTLLTEPQVIQGLPTPDRRAAAKALLALVGLPASFVDRFPHELSGGQARRVGVARALAMKPDLLLADEPTAGLDVSVQGDVLNLIAELKRELGFATMIVTHNLAMIRHVSDRLAIMYLGRLVETGPTQEVFSAPLHPYTATLIRSEPIPDPRRRSHNLAITGEIPSVFRRPSGCEFHTRCPLVQSRCKTEAPLYRPVGADRMVRCHFPLQTGGQERKAVSRASANQRGN; encoded by the coding sequence ATGAGCCCGCTGCTTGCCGTCGAGGACCTGTCGGTCAGCTTCGTTCGCAGCAGCTTGCTCGACCGGCTGATCAATCCGTTCCCGCTGCCGGGCTTCAATGTCGTCGACGGCGTCACGCTGTCGCTGATGCCGGCCGAGACGCTTGGGCTGGTCGGCGAATCCGGCTCCGGCAAGACGACGCTCGCCCGCACCATCCTCGGCCTGGTCCAGGCTGCCGCCGGCCGCATCGTCTTCGAGGGGAGGGAGATCGCGACCCGGTCCGACTTTCGCGCCATGCGCCGGCGCTCGGCGATGATGTTCCAGGATCCGGTCGCCTCGCTCAGCCCGCGCCTGCGTGTCGGCACACTGCTCACCGAACCGCAGGTCATCCAGGGGCTGCCAACGCCGGACCGGCGCGCGGCCGCGAAAGCCCTGCTGGCGCTGGTTGGCTTGCCGGCCTCCTTCGTCGACCGCTTTCCGCATGAACTGTCGGGCGGGCAGGCGCGTCGCGTCGGCGTCGCGCGGGCGCTTGCGATGAAGCCGGATCTGCTGCTTGCCGACGAGCCGACCGCCGGGCTGGATGTCTCGGTGCAGGGCGATGTGCTCAACCTGATCGCCGAGCTCAAGCGCGAGCTCGGCTTCGCCACCATGATCGTCACCCACAATCTGGCGATGATCCGCCATGTCAGCGACCGGCTCGCCATCATGTATCTCGGCCGGCTTGTCGAGACAGGACCGACGCAAGAGGTCTTCTCCGCTCCGTTGCATCCCTACACCGCTACGCTGATCCGGTCCGAGCCGATCCCCGATCCACGCCGGCGCAGCCACAATCTTGCCATTACCGGCGAAATCCCGAGCGTGTTCCGCCGGCCTTCCGGCTGCGAATTCCATACGCGCTGTCCGCTCGTGCAATCCCGCTGCAAGACCGAAGCGCCGCTCTACCGGCCGGTGGGCGCCGATCGCATGGTGCGCTGCCATTTCCCGCTGCAGACCGGCGGGCAAGAACGGAAAGCCGTCTCACGCGCTTCCGCAAACCAAAGGGGAAACTGA
- a CDS encoding ABC transporter substrate-binding protein, producing the protein MDRRAFLKVAGVLGAGLTVKPGFAWSAAGDTLRIRMEGDLQTLDPAFMIGGIEDVMMRGIYVSLNRLGDLRQGSPWSLWGAEKLELKDPKTIAFTLIDGLKWSNGLGPVTAEDVKFSYERIADPKLSSPWAYQFEKLDRVEVVDAGSGIIHLKDPYQPIFVTSLPYYGGHIISRAGTEKAGGKFTTEPPATCGPYLFSDWQQKQKVTLTANPDWPGPKPDFGKVEIYVVADDQAAQLAYEADAFDYTKIAISATKAVKAKPPANTSLIEAQSTRYVWLTINMLSPRLKDLKVRQAVQYGVDVGQILTGVYDDLTKRSTGVVQPGTKFARPSNLIAAPDYEKSAALLTEAGVSDLSLTLTVMNDSIRTATAQIIQASLEQAGIKVEIQPYDEAAFWGVGDKTQGDGYKNIDLALMDFAGGVDPSENLVWFRPDQIGAYNWSGFDSPEFETSYQQLVAESDEAKRIALSNRMEDLMEQSGGFVFICHQPLVAIHKTAFEPVIYPDGHPNPVLFKKTA; encoded by the coding sequence ATGGACAGACGTGCATTCCTGAAAGTCGCCGGCGTGTTGGGCGCCGGCCTGACGGTGAAACCAGGATTTGCCTGGTCGGCGGCCGGCGACACGCTTCGCATCCGCATGGAAGGCGACCTGCAGACGCTTGATCCCGCCTTCATGATCGGCGGCATCGAAGACGTCATGATGCGTGGCATCTATGTGTCGCTGAACCGGCTCGGCGATCTCAGGCAAGGTTCGCCGTGGTCGCTCTGGGGCGCGGAGAAACTCGAGCTGAAGGATCCGAAGACCATCGCCTTCACCCTGATCGATGGGCTGAAATGGTCGAACGGCCTTGGCCCGGTCACCGCCGAAGACGTGAAATTCTCCTACGAGCGCATAGCCGATCCGAAGCTGTCGTCGCCTTGGGCTTATCAGTTCGAAAAGCTGGACCGTGTCGAGGTCGTCGACGCCGGATCCGGCATCATCCACCTCAAGGATCCTTACCAGCCGATCTTCGTCACCAGCCTGCCTTACTATGGTGGCCACATCATCAGCCGGGCCGGCACCGAGAAGGCGGGCGGCAAATTCACCACCGAGCCCCCGGCGACCTGCGGTCCTTATCTCTTCTCGGACTGGCAGCAGAAGCAGAAGGTGACGCTGACCGCCAATCCGGACTGGCCGGGACCGAAGCCCGATTTCGGCAAGGTCGAGATCTATGTCGTCGCCGACGATCAGGCGGCGCAACTGGCCTACGAGGCCGATGCCTTCGACTACACCAAGATCGCCATTTCGGCGACCAAGGCTGTCAAGGCCAAACCGCCCGCCAACACCAGCCTGATCGAGGCGCAGTCGACCCGCTATGTCTGGCTGACGATCAACATGCTGAGCCCGCGCCTCAAGGATCTGAAGGTGCGGCAAGCCGTGCAGTATGGCGTCGATGTCGGGCAGATACTCACCGGCGTCTATGACGACCTCACCAAGCGCTCCACCGGTGTCGTCCAGCCCGGCACGAAATTCGCGCGCCCAAGCAATCTGATCGCGGCGCCTGATTATGAGAAGTCCGCCGCGTTGCTCACCGAGGCAGGCGTCAGCGACTTGTCGTTGACGTTGACGGTGATGAACGATTCCATCCGCACCGCGACCGCGCAGATCATCCAGGCAAGCCTCGAGCAGGCCGGCATCAAGGTCGAGATCCAGCCTTACGACGAAGCCGCTTTCTGGGGCGTCGGCGACAAGACGCAAGGCGACGGCTACAAGAACATCGACCTGGCGCTGATGGATTTCGCCGGCGGCGTCGATCCGTCCGAGAACCTGGTCTGGTTCCGCCCCGACCAGATCGGCGCCTACAACTGGTCCGGCTTCGACAGTCCCGAATTCGAGACCAGCTATCAGCAACTGGTTGCCGAAAGCGACGAGGCCAAGCGCATCGCATTGTCCAACCGCATGGAGGATCTGATGGAACAGTCGGGTGGGTTCGTCTTCATCTGTCACCAGCCGCTGGTCGCCATCCATAAGACCGCGTTCGAACCCGTCATCTATCCGGACGGCCACCCCAATCCTGTGCTGTTCAAGAAGACGGCGTGA
- a CDS encoding TetR/AcrR family transcriptional regulator, translating into MTQAQPEAAKTKRGAKKAPRFSREQADVRRSMLIEAATRCLSVGGIGAFTIDRICKEAGVSRGLINHHFESLDGLLVEVYKSSLYASVNNQIDEAKRRRAEAFGWPPEAALAALVRSNFAPEYFSRENLLIWLSLWGEIAVNPRLKAAHRELYDAYRAELAEDIAAVAVKRDRQVDAPALARNFIALVDGLWLEWCLDESVVTPQAAEAAGFEMLEAQVGPLRDA; encoded by the coding sequence ATGACGCAAGCCCAACCGGAAGCCGCAAAAACGAAGCGCGGCGCGAAGAAGGCGCCGCGCTTCAGCCGCGAACAGGCCGACGTGCGCCGCTCCATGCTGATCGAGGCGGCGACGCGGTGCCTGTCCGTCGGCGGCATCGGCGCCTTCACCATAGATCGCATCTGCAAGGAGGCCGGCGTCTCGCGCGGTCTGATCAACCATCACTTCGAAAGCCTCGATGGGCTTCTGGTCGAGGTCTACAAATCCTCGCTCTACGCCAGCGTCAACAACCAGATCGACGAAGCCAAGCGCCGCCGCGCCGAGGCGTTCGGCTGGCCGCCCGAGGCCGCGCTGGCCGCCCTGGTGCGGTCCAACTTCGCGCCGGAATATTTCAGCCGCGAGAACCTGCTGATCTGGCTGTCCCTGTGGGGTGAGATCGCCGTCAACCCGCGACTCAAGGCGGCGCATCGCGAGCTCTACGACGCCTACCGCGCGGAACTTGCCGAGGATATCGCTGCGGTTGCGGTCAAGCGCGACAGACAGGTCGATGCGCCCGCGCTGGCGCGCAATTTCATCGCGCTGGTCGACGGGCTCTGGCTCGAATGGTGTCTCGACGAAAGCGTGGTGACGCCGCAGGCGGCCGAGGCCGCCGGCTTCGAGATGCTCGAGGCGCAGGTCGGGCCCTTGCGGGACGCCTGA